GCGAGGCTGCAAAGTTGATACACGGGGTAAACAACGTTATCACGTTTACGCGGCTCGTGATGATACGAGGAAGACTTACGACTCTGGGTGGTTGCCTACATCCCCTCGGCTCTACCTCCAAGCTTTTATTGTACAAATAATTGCTTATGTCCGCATCTTTCATGTTGGGATCGAAGGGCGACAAGTTCTCAATGAAATGTCTTATCCTAGTCTCCACAGAAAGACAATACGGCTGGTTTTGGTACTGCTGAATTTCACCGGTTATTTCCGCCACTTTCCGCCGTTTGCTGAAATTTATCAGCTCCGGACTCCCCGGCAGATAATCTGGGTTCCCTTCCTCAATGTGTAAAATGTTGGTCAGGTACATGCCTGGAGAAACAAACGATCGTTGGAAATTTATTCGAGCCGTCAGATAATACTgctttctctattatttaccaaAGAACGGTACGCAAGGTGGATTTATGGATCGTAATTTTTCTTGATATTTTCGAAAGTGATCGTTATTCAGATCTCGCGCCTCCTCCAGGGCTTTTTCCAATCGTGCCGGTATTTGCTGCAAATAAACGAAAATTCGTGATCGAGTTGGTTACGCTTGAAAGCGTTCTACGAATTAATATTAACAGAACGTACTTGGAAAGTGAATTTTAACCTAAATACAGATGCAGATCCCATAGCACTAACAATCGCTAGGACGCCGTTAAAATTATTAAGATCTTGAAGCACCATCATAATTTCGATTGCTCGCGACACAATCGCTATTCGCTCCTccagattttcagcttccacTATAGTTTTCTCAAGCCACCGAGTGAACTGTACAATAAAGCAGCGATAACTATTTAATTTCCCAAAGTATATTGTACACAAGTACGGTTAGCTGATTCTCAAAACGCAACTTACGTTCGTCGTGTGCTTTATCATTTTCAGTAAATTGGGAGATGTCTTTTCTTTATCTTTCTTTGTCCATACTGACCCTACCAATTCTGAAGGCTTCACAGTTCTGTACAATTCGAATTCTAGGAGAGTTAACTGCCTTGCTAATTCAATTGGATGTAACTGGAATTTCGAGAAAatcctttattttattgttaTCGATCCCCGCGATGATTTGCATCCGTAAATCGTACCGTTAATATTCCCCATTCTTCTTCCGGAACTTTTAGGTGCCATTCAATTGGCGGCGGAGATCGTTCGAAGCTAAACGTGATAGGTCGCTGTTCCGAGGGTTCACACTTTCTCTGTACAATTTTTATCACCGAATCCACCCACTTTCTCATCGACTTTCCGCTCACTGTGTCTAGAAATAATTGTAACCTTTCCAACAGATTTCTATCGCGttcaaaatcataaaaatggtgATCGACCTAATTCAAGTAAGatttaaatgaatattaaaaggGTTCAGAGTTAAagtatttcagattcaaagtaTCGAGATGTTACGAACCCAGTgtcttaaaacatttaaaactctGAATTGTACAGGCTGGCAGAATTCCTTCCTATATCTCTTCCAATCTTCCCTCGCGGTTGTTTTACAACCGGAAGGTTTCTCCTCTTCGCCATAAACTAACGAAGGATCTGGTATGTCAAATCTGTCGATTAGCAAAGTCAATAGTTCCTGAGGTGAGCAAAAACTCCTGCAATTCgggaaaaaaatgtaattaaaatctgCTTTCACGCGAGAACCGAACATCTGATGTGTAAATCCACGTACCTATAAGTAGTAAGGAATGTTCGTACAAAAGCTGGATCAGCGTATATATGATAAGTTAATCTTTCTACCAATTTAACCAAAGTCGCGCCTTTAATTAATGGAACACCTCCGTTTTCTCTGGCTTCCAAAACAATATTTTCAGGGCCATCCTGCTCGGCAAATTTATACAAGTGTGGTGGGGGTAACCTTAAGGGATGCTTCCGCTCTTCATCCAAAAGGATACTGTCCAAAGTTCTTTCTAACATACTCTTCGTATTCAACATTACAAGATCCGCCATCCAACTGTTCTTATCTTCGACGGATTTGGCAACAAGAATAACATTAGGATGGTCCCTTGGTCCAATTTCAAAGGCGTTTTTTAATTCTGTAAGAACAATCACTTATACCGATCCCTGCTCTTAATTACAAGCTTCTAATTCCCTTCGAACTTACCCTCGGTATCCTCCCTGTCAATAATATCAACTTTTCTAATAAAAAACCTTTCCTTTAAACGCAGTTCACCTTGGTGAGGCGGGTGGCCCACAACGCCAACCGCTGCAACAGTGACGCTAACTCTTTTACCACCACTAGGTTTACAAAGAACTAATAAACCATCGAAAAGAAGCGCTTTTCGTTCCGTTAGTCTTCTTCCGTTACTCACTTTCCCCAGCATGTCCTCTGTACCATGAAAAGGGGCAGAATCGTGAAAATGTAATGTTACGTAAGTTGAGCGAAGAAGCAAGTGTTACGAAGCGACGCCTCGTTTCCATACCGCGTATAAATTCGTTGCAACACTGGCCAACATCCCTCTGATCCCACCCATCAACAGTTTTCTGTAATTCGCTAGTTTTCTCTAATGCTGCTTGCCTCCTTGCCCTGCTCTGCATTCGCAGGCCTGTGTCCTTTTTTGGAAGACTCGCCATAGATTGTAATAATTCCATCTGCAGTGGTCTCAGAAGACCTTGTACTTGCTCCAAAGTCTCACCATCCTCTATATTTGGTGTACGTTTCTGTAATACCTAAGCAAAATACCACAGAGCCATTAGATTTAACCGCACCCACCGGCACATGCACAGAAACCTATTGGAACCGTACCTTTATATAGTCAAAGTACAAAAAACAATGCCATATTGGTTGTAGTAAAAGTTTTGGCAAATAATATTTCACGGCTTCTTTAAATCCGTGCCCCGCTGCTCGTAATGCGCAATTAGCTTCAGGCCTCGacaataaatttgttaaaactTCTCGACTAGCTGGACTATTAATGTCTTTTGCATACCTAATGTCGTGATTGTAATAGATTCTGTTTTAGAAGAGAAAATAATACGAGTACGGGATTATTCAGCTGTTTCAAACATACTTTATATAAACATCGAACTCTGCTGCTTCTGCTAGCTCTTCGAAACAGGAGCCGACTGTGGGCGTTTGTTTCTCTTCTGTAATTTCCATTATATCTTCTAAACTACCAAGTAACGTTACAGTAACTTCATAAATATCCATAATATTACTGAAAAGTGTTTCAAGTTCAGTTCTATCTTGCGCTAACTTCGCAATCTCTTCCCGAAATACCTGTTCGAGGGACAAAGCAAATTTTACCTCTCTTATATTAACCGATTTTTTACCGATTTCGCGTGTCGCCGTACCTTAATGATCATATGGAGATCACGCAAATAGTGACGTTCATCGTGTATGAGATCCCGGACAGATTCTTCATAAGTTTGAGACACAACCGCGCCTAGACCACTTTGTGGTCCCTCGGCGTAATCGTCTTGATAGAACAGGTCCATTAATACCTGTTAATAGATTAATAATTACACAAAGCAGGCCTTAAAATAAATCAACAGCGTGCAGGTCGTATCGAGCTTTCATCTGCGAGTTAAGAAGTAAATATACATTACCATGTCTGCGCACATCGCGACTCTTATATCCTCGCAAGATATCTCTACATGGCGTATGTTCTTGACATAGTTTCCAGCTAGCTGAAAAGAAAATAGTCTTAAACATTTTCAGGAATTAGTAATCGTAAAGAGCTTGGCATAATCGTTCGTGAAATACGATGCCAATTAAGCTTCTGAAATTAATCAATAAGTAGCTCTTACCAACCTTCAGAATATCTGCAGAAATGTATTCCAAGACTCCTACTACGAAAAGACTAACTTGCAAATCAATTTTCTGCTGTAATACCTCCTGTCGACAGAAAAGTAAAGCATCGTACTATAAGCCAGCAAGTGTAtagaattcaaataaaatataatcagatTAATCCAATTACTTTCTGTAACAGTTGATGAATTTTGTCAACGGGAAGAACTAGCGGCgatttcttctttcctttttctaaGGCATCCCTCGCGTCTCGTAGTGCCCATCTATCAATGGGTGTGGGAAACGTGCGCCTTACTCTTTCTTCTACGTCTTGAGGTGTATGCGGAGGAGGATGCCCGCAAAGCATGCCCAACAGCCTTAAGATCAAGCTCTCGACATAGTCCAAGGCATCTTGCCGTGCTTTAAGACTATGATGTACTTGCTCCAATACCTATAACAGCAAAGAATTCGATATATAACAATCAATTGCTTCTATTCTCCGTTTTACAAAAGCATCGTGCGTTACGTGAGAATTATTGCTCCGCAGGACTTTTCTGCAGCGAATAACCTCGTATTCGATCGAAATTTATGCTTCAAATAAGAATTACTTTTCTCAAACATATTGTTCTAAAGAATATAGGCTACCCTGCGTGTACATAATGTCAACGGACTATGAATCTGTCAAACCGATTctgagggcggtattctcagtcgctacttattcttaagcgaatgcttaagcatgcggcatcctctgctaacctagtagctagtaaaggacgCTGAATGCTCAAGCATTTGCttgagaataagtagcgactgagaataccgccctgaaAGTGTTTCAAAGCGTTTGACTGCTCCAATCGTTAAAGCGTTTCATAGTGTCCGTTAGAATATAATCGTCGATAATTGACGGACCAAGCAACAACGCTTTCTCAAGAATAACAAACTAAATTCCCTACGCAACGCTCGCAATGAAAAGTAAACAACCAAGTTTGTCACAAAGGAGCATACTGTGTTTTCAACAGACACGCTGCCTTTAATTGGCGAAGTGTAATGCACCATATTGTGTATCACCGAGTTCAGCGCGACTGATTAAACGAATTCGGGGATTGCCGGAATGTTTACTCCCGCGAGAGCCGAGGTACGGGATGAGTTTTCTGGTCTGCGAGAAGTGGGCATGCGACATCGTCGCGCCGGAGTATCGCGCGACAATGACAATGTACGATTATCGTTGGGCTAGGATCGAATCGACGGGATTCGGTGCTGGGTGACACGGGGGGACCAATGGGAGATTCGGCGGGATGGAATTATCCTCGTCTTCGGATACCTTGCGTAGAGAGTTGACAAACACTCCC
The nucleotide sequence above comes from Andrena cerasifolii isolate SP2316 chromosome 2, iyAndCera1_principal, whole genome shotgun sequence. Encoded proteins:
- the Sos gene encoding son of sevenless isoform X1 translates to MFSSPASVVGEPSGYDFQKEENAAKWKGVFVNSLRKVLEQVHHSLKARQDALDYVESLILRLLGMLCGHPPPHTPQDVEERVRRTFPTPIDRWALRDARDALEKGKKKSPLVLPVDKIHQLLQKEVLQQKIDLQVSLFVVGVLEYISADILKLAGNYVKNIRHVEISCEDIRVAMCADMVLMDLFYQDDYAEGPQSGLGAVVSQTYEESVRDLIHDERHYLRDLHMIIKVFREEIAKLAQDRTELETLFSNIMDIYEVTVTLLGSLEDIMEITEEKQTPTVGSCFEELAEAAEFDVYIKYAKDINSPASREVLTNLLSRPEANCALRAAGHGFKEAVKYYLPKLLLQPIWHCFLYFDYIKVLQKRTPNIEDGETLEQVQGLLRPLQMELLQSMASLPKKDTGLRMQSRARRQAALEKTSELQKTVDGWDQRDVGQCCNEFIREDMLGKVSNGRRLTERKALLFDGLLVLCKPSGGKRVSVTVAAVGVVGHPPHQGELRLKERFFIRKVDIIDREDTEELKNAFEIGPRDHPNVILVAKSVEDKNSWMADLVMLNTKSMLERTLDSILLDEERKHPLRLPPPHLYKFAEQDGPENIVLEARENGGVPLIKGATLVKLVERLTYHIYADPAFVRTFLTTYRSFCSPQELLTLLIDRFDIPDPSLVYGEEEKPSGCKTTAREDWKRYRKEFCQPVQFRVLNVLRHWVDHHFYDFERDRNLLERLQLFLDTVSGKSMRKWVDSVIKIVQRKCEPSEQRPITFSFERSPPPIEWHLKVPEEEWGILTLHPIELARQLTLLEFELYRTVKPSELVGSVWTKKDKEKTSPNLLKMIKHTTNFTRWLEKTIVEAENLEERIAIVSRAIEIMMVLQDLNNFNGVLAIVSAMGSASVFRLKFTFQQIPARLEKALEEARDLNNDHFRKYQEKLRSINPPCVPFFGMYLTNILHIEEGNPDYLPGSPELINFSKRRKVAEITGEIQQYQNQPYCLSVETRIRHFIENLSPFDPNMKDADISNYLYNKSLEVEPRGCRQPPRVPRKWPDLNLKSPGIKARSLSGKLPAPLQAVASSVRLHDPPPEAPPPELPETPPHTSHITVSHIGDHSVFAPVLLGGTGPPPGSPGPLSLSGLSISSPGSSPQLGSPGHLPVPHHQPQNSHFGFNSGTIGIMGALTNLSSSGGSPGAAMPPPPSPSHVPLNQPPPPLPPRSHRKRESSISESPQQARQAPNAPILPPRDGTSPPPLPPRRDLPPVILPPRLLTLNPSSSALLARRNSTLENTCSTTVHLRRHTSLNGPSPTKLPPTQPNGSVTPRLPPKPLPGRPPTTMFNFNAPPGPS
- the Sos gene encoding son of sevenless isoform X2, producing the protein MFSSPASVVGEPSGYDFQKEENAAKWKGVFVNSLRKVLEQVHHSLKARQDALDYVESLILRLLGMLCGHPPPHTPQDVEERVRRTFPTPIDRWALRDARDALEKGKKKSPLVLPVDKIHQLLQKEVLQQKIDLQVSLFVVGVLEYISADILKLAGNYVKNIRHVEISCEDIRVAMCADMVLMDLFYQDDYAEGPQSGLGAVVSQTYEESVRDLIHDERHYLRDLHMIIKVFREEIAKLAQDRTELETLFSNIMDIYEVTVTLLGSLEDIMEITEEKQTPTVGSCFEELAEAAEFDVYIKYAKDINSPASREVLTNLLSRPEANCALRAAGHGFKEAVKYYLPKLLLQPIWHCFLYFDYIKVLQKRTPNIEDGETLEQVQGLLRPLQMELLQSMASLPKKDTGLRMQSRARRQAALEKTSELQKTVDGWDQRDVGQCCNEFIREDMLGKVSNGRRLTERKALLFDGLLVLCKPSGGKRVSVTVAAVGVVGHPPHQGELRLKERFFIRKVDIIDREDTEELKNAFEIGPRDHPNVILVAKSVEDKNSWMADLVMLNTKSMLERTLDSILLDEERKHPLRLPPPHLYKFAEQDGPENIVLEARENGGVPLIKGATLVKLVERLTYHIYADPAFVRTFLTTYRSFCSPQELLTLLIDRFDIPDPSLVYGEEEKPSGCKTTAREDWKRYRKEFCQPVQFRVLNVLRHWVDHHFYDFERDRNLLERLQLFLDTVSGKSMRKWVDSVIKIVQRKCEPSEQRPITFSFERSPPPIEWHLKVPEEEWGILTLHPIELARQLTLLEFELYRTVKPSELVGSVWTKKDKEKTSPNLLKMIKHTTNFTRWLEKTIVEAENLEERIAIVSRAIEIMMVLQDLNNFNGVLAIVSAMGSASVFRLKFTFQQIPARLEKALEEARDLNNDHFRKYQEKLRSINPPCVPFFGMYLTNILHIEEGNPDYLPGSPELINFSKRRKVAEITGEIQQYQNQPYCLSVETRIRHFIENLSPFDPNMKDADISNYLYNKSLEVEPRGCRQPPRVPRKWPDLNLKSPGIKARSLSGKLPAPLQAVASSVRLHDPPPEAPPPELPETPPHTSHITVSHIGDHSVFAPVLLGGSPGPLSLSGLSISSPGSSPQLGSPGHLPVPHHQPQNSHFGFNSGTIGIMGALTNLSSSGGSPGAAMPPPPSPSHVPLNQPPPPLPPRSHRKRESSISESPQQARQAPNAPILPPRDGTSPPPLPPRRDLPPVILPPRLLTLNPSSSALLARRNSTLENTCSTTVHLRRHTSLNGPSPTKLPPTQPNGSVTPRLPPKPLPGRPPTTMFNFNAPPGPS